Proteins encoded by one window of Paenibacillus urinalis:
- the lysA gene encoding diaminopimelate decarboxylase, whose translation MSQEYTIQNYAISSLTRKYGTPLYIYDGDILEEVYSELRRVLHQEVDIFYSLKANPNISIYNYLKNLGAHAEVCSLAELITSIKAGTDPDNIIFLGPGKSEEEIKACLHYNIYAIVCESFQELEIINRLAEELDVKAKVALRINPAFSVKGSRLTMGGKPRQFGIDEAALFSSTAWMNGYAHITIRGIHVYMGTRMLDIDPIVQNTGHILDLAVRIEDALGVQLDMVDVGGGLGVPYFEGESSLDVHGLAEQLNPLFAAFKETHPETRLIMELGRYLVGRSGLLVSKALYVKESYDETFVVTDGGTNCHMAAVGVGSYVKRNFPIALLSRCDEPAEGEYNITGPLCTPNDVVGKKVALPKVQPGDLIGIFNSGAYGPTASPTNFLSHGYPAEVLVAKGEAHLIRDRDQVQDLLGKQHLVEVKPMIPAL comes from the coding sequence ATGAGCCAGGAATATACGATTCAGAACTATGCAATATCCAGTCTGACACGCAAATATGGAACTCCGCTGTATATCTATGACGGAGACATCCTTGAAGAGGTTTACTCGGAGCTTCGCCGAGTGCTCCATCAGGAAGTAGACATTTTTTATTCCCTGAAGGCCAATCCGAACATCTCTATCTATAACTATCTTAAAAACCTCGGAGCCCATGCAGAAGTCTGCTCTCTCGCCGAGCTGATAACAAGTATAAAAGCGGGGACTGATCCGGACAACATTATTTTTCTAGGGCCGGGAAAAAGCGAAGAGGAAATCAAGGCTTGTCTGCACTACAACATTTACGCCATCGTTTGTGAGTCCTTTCAGGAGCTGGAGATCATCAATCGGCTGGCAGAAGAGCTTGATGTTAAAGCGAAGGTTGCACTGCGAATTAATCCTGCCTTTTCGGTTAAGGGCTCTCGTCTGACTATGGGCGGCAAGCCGCGTCAATTCGGCATCGATGAGGCGGCTTTATTCAGCAGCACAGCATGGATGAATGGATATGCTCATATCACGATCAGGGGTATCCATGTCTATATGGGAACACGGATGCTGGACATCGATCCGATTGTTCAGAACACCGGACATATTCTGGATCTCGCTGTAAGGATCGAGGATGCTCTTGGCGTGCAGCTTGATATGGTTGATGTGGGAGGAGGACTGGGTGTTCCCTATTTCGAAGGAGAGTCCTCTCTTGATGTGCATGGCCTTGCTGAGCAGCTGAATCCCTTGTTCGCGGCTTTTAAAGAAACGCATCCTGAGACACGGCTCATTATGGAGCTGGGAAGATATTTGGTCGGGCGGTCAGGATTATTGGTGAGCAAGGCACTGTACGTTAAAGAATCGTATGATGAAACTTTTGTTGTGACAGACGGAGGAACCAATTGCCATATGGCTGCTGTCGGCGTCGGTTCCTATGTTAAACGGAACTTTCCTATCGCTCTGTTAAGCCGCTGTGATGAGCCGGCGGAAGGAGAATACAACATTACCGGACCCTTGTGTACTCCGAACGATGTGGTGGGCAAGAAAGTAGCTCTCCCCAAAGTGCAGCCGGGTGACTTGATTGGCATATTCAACTCCGGAGCCTATGGGCCGACAGCTTCACCTACAAACTTTTTAAGTCATGGGTATCCGGCTGAAGTGCTTGTTGCTAAGGGAGAGGCTCATTTGATCCGAGACCGGGACCAGGTGCAGGATCTGCTGGGCAAGCAGCATTTGGTTGAAGTCAAGCCGATGATTCCGGCTCTATAA
- a CDS encoding acyl carrier protein, with the protein MTTNMLIEEIKGALEEVLNTKEERPIGLETSLFEELHLDSTSVLELLMTLEDRIDGLEIDPDELEPEVFSTVGSLAEYIERQLVAV; encoded by the coding sequence ATGACAACAAATATGCTTATTGAAGAAATCAAAGGTGCATTGGAAGAAGTGCTGAACACAAAGGAGGAACGTCCAATTGGGCTGGAGACATCCCTGTTTGAAGAGCTGCATCTTGACTCTACCTCGGTGCTTGAGCTGCTGATGACATTGGAGGATCGGATTGACGGCTTGGAGATTGATCCTGATGAACTGGAGCCGGAAGTGTTCAGTACAGTAGGGTCTCTGGCTGAATATATCGAGAGACAGCTTGTAGCGGTGTAA
- a CDS encoding 3-oxoacyl-[acyl-carrier-protein] synthase III C-terminal domain-containing protein produces the protein MGLGIKDISVSIPERIESPADLLDGLGYSKGELQLLSKYHKLKGSPVWDTDQTLDDALIQCIQKLKEKQSLDEVDVVLYAHSAHVQVPGDYGLLHKVLRPFSMELLPCYGISQLNCASSMAALDVANRMIERDPEIRQILLLCADQFNFLPNSWRYIRKSTMLGDSAVALLLENGGTRNVIQSVYLFNDTRFHTGYYATEEEMAGFNQTYVSHIISGLDKLLSSCRMELSDLDYILPHNVNWTTWKEFLHRTGFAQERVYLDMIPSIGHTFSSDAFINLSEAMAKGWMEKGSHYVMTSIGLGSFFGFVLMRH, from the coding sequence ATGGGGCTAGGCATTAAGGATATCAGTGTAAGTATTCCGGAACGGATTGAATCTCCCGCCGACCTCCTCGATGGGCTTGGCTACAGTAAGGGAGAGCTGCAGCTTCTGAGTAAATACCATAAGCTCAAAGGGTCACCGGTATGGGACACGGATCAGACATTGGATGACGCTCTGATCCAGTGTATTCAGAAATTGAAGGAGAAGCAGTCGCTGGATGAGGTCGACGTTGTGCTGTACGCCCATTCTGCCCATGTGCAGGTTCCGGGAGATTATGGCTTGCTGCACAAGGTGCTGCGTCCTTTTTCCATGGAGCTCCTTCCGTGCTACGGCATCTCTCAGCTGAACTGCGCTTCATCTATGGCAGCGCTGGATGTGGCAAACCGGATGATTGAACGTGATCCAGAGATTCGCCAAATCCTGCTGCTCTGTGCGGACCAGTTCAACTTTTTGCCAAACTCCTGGCGTTATATTCGCAAGTCTACAATGCTCGGCGATTCAGCGGTAGCTCTGCTGCTCGAAAATGGAGGAACCCGTAACGTGATTCAATCGGTTTATCTATTCAACGATACAAGATTTCATACAGGATATTATGCTACGGAGGAAGAGATGGCAGGGTTTAACCAAACCTATGTAAGCCATATTATCAGCGGCTTAGATAAGTTGTTGAGCTCTTGCCGCATGGAGCTGTCAGATCTGGATTATATCCTGCCGCATAATGTGAACTGGACGACGTGGAAGGAATTTCTGCATCGGACCGGATTCGCCCAAGAGCGGGTATACCTTGATATGATTCCGAGCATTGGTCATACCTTCTCAAGTGATGCGTTCATCAACCTATCGGAAGCGATGGCGAAGGGATGGATGGAGAAAGGGAGTCATTATGTGATGACCAGCATTGGTCTGGGCAGCTTTTTCGGATTTGTGTTAATGAGACATTGA
- a CDS encoding acyl-CoA dehydrogenase family protein, with amino-acid sequence MITTDKLRVFEQEMKEIGSDLREVGQLVDEQPERLSLYTSRPSLQLANRMMIPPEYGGEPIVTIGSEKYYGLSCIERVTAIEQLAYGDAGTFLGCPGPSMSGIIINELADSQQKERFYSRFLKAPSWTFFALSEPKKGSDATGIQTRVHRAVDGDMILNGEKYFIGNGCRADMGLVFAQTSHTPLGIQVLLIDTSVEGFSAVPLDTMGVRAVQLSHLTFNGCRIEEEQVLGRHLSKSRRGFWGALQTFHQMRPGVAALGLGVAQAAYDYLLAERRQYKEKEQQELEKLWLRLAATRSLIRYAAMEIDADGQKGYLASLGKIRATQLAEEATQLAADYLGPGSLYEHPLLNKWYRDARAFEFMEGTTNIQKVNVFQAYITGKMSYA; translated from the coding sequence ATGATTACCACCGATAAATTACGAGTCTTCGAGCAGGAAATGAAAGAGATCGGCAGCGATTTGAGGGAGGTAGGACAGCTGGTAGATGAGCAGCCCGAGCGCTTGTCCTTATACACCAGCCGTCCTTCTCTGCAGCTTGCCAATCGGATGATGATTCCTCCTGAATATGGCGGCGAACCAATCGTTACGATCGGATCAGAGAAATATTATGGGCTTAGCTGTATCGAACGGGTCACGGCGATCGAGCAGCTGGCCTATGGCGATGCAGGCACATTCTTGGGCTGTCCGGGTCCCTCCATGTCCGGCATTATCATCAATGAGCTTGCAGATTCTCAGCAGAAGGAGCGCTTCTACTCCCGATTTCTGAAGGCGCCCTCCTGGACATTCTTTGCTCTGTCTGAACCCAAGAAGGGCTCTGATGCAACCGGAATCCAGACGAGAGTCCATAGAGCTGTTGATGGAGACATGATTCTAAATGGCGAGAAATATTTTATTGGTAACGGCTGCCGTGCAGACATGGGACTTGTATTTGCCCAGACCAGCCATACGCCGCTCGGAATTCAGGTTCTGCTGATCGACACCTCGGTAGAAGGGTTTAGTGCGGTTCCACTTGATACGATGGGTGTCCGTGCTGTGCAGCTTAGTCATCTTACCTTCAACGGCTGCAGGATTGAGGAGGAACAGGTGCTCGGCAGACATTTGAGCAAATCCAGAAGGGGCTTCTGGGGAGCGCTGCAAACCTTCCATCAGATGCGCCCCGGTGTAGCCGCGCTTGGTCTTGGTGTTGCCCAGGCAGCTTACGATTATCTGCTTGCAGAGCGCAGGCAATATAAGGAGAAGGAGCAGCAGGAGCTTGAGAAGCTGTGGCTTCGGCTGGCAGCAACACGTTCACTGATCCGTTATGCCGCGATGGAGATCGATGCTGACGGACAGAAGGGATACCTTGCTTCACTGGGTAAGATCCGGGCAACTCAGCTTGCAGAGGAAGCCACCCAGCTGGCAGCAGATTATTTGGGTCCTGGATCGCTGTATGAGCATCCGCTATTGAATAAATGGTATCGGGACGCGAGAGCATTTGAGTTCATGGAGGGAACGACCAATATACAGAAGGTCAATGTGTTCCAGGCTTATATTACGGGGAAGATGAGCTATGCATAA
- a CDS encoding MATE family efflux transporter has translation MKSLDYTTGKISGLLLKTAVPMLLASLVNMITQMANVFFMGHTGQDVLYVLSLYIPISFLLIALVEALQLSAQVTISRHRSKDQAEISSLLAHYAAGGLLLTMTIGLIVILCVPLFRYYYGIADSIHPLFSGYVRGMMIAAIPTVLGAIASAALRGLGRAQQASLIAVGTAAVNVLLVYLLVRVIGLSLSGIVYANMISGLLSLSAAVIYLIRTGHFKLPPLQWRMSQLILLRHVGVPVFVSYCLIFLSTFFYNRIISPYGESVIAGFGVGYRIQTMAILPGIVIGSAIGIIINQNMAEKKGERAYEGFKKGMQHSYAAYALIAAGVWLFKEPIVTFLIAEEAARQEAVQYLSIVAPSYILMGPLMTALLTMEQTGQGYRALLLNAVYFILIVAAGFGMTTLLDQPEAFYWCIFFANLAGASVIIPTFRMYKKRYIQEASDSDHRAQEKVFSPQA, from the coding sequence ATGAAGAGCCTGGATTACACGACAGGAAAGATCAGCGGACTGCTGCTCAAGACAGCAGTACCTATGCTTCTAGCCTCTCTCGTTAATATGATCACTCAGATGGCGAATGTGTTCTTTATGGGACATACAGGACAGGATGTGCTGTATGTACTGTCTTTATATATCCCTATTTCATTCCTCTTGATCGCACTCGTCGAAGCGCTCCAGCTGTCTGCACAGGTTACGATATCTCGCCATCGCAGCAAGGATCAGGCAGAAATCTCAAGTCTGCTGGCTCATTATGCAGCAGGCGGCCTTCTGCTGACGATGACGATCGGTCTGATCGTCATTCTGTGTGTGCCGCTATTCCGCTACTATTATGGGATTGCAGACTCCATTCATCCGCTCTTCTCAGGTTACGTAAGAGGGATGATGATTGCGGCCATCCCAACCGTTCTAGGGGCCATTGCGAGTGCTGCCCTGCGTGGACTCGGCAGGGCACAGCAGGCTTCCCTTATAGCGGTAGGAACAGCGGCAGTGAATGTTCTGCTTGTATATTTACTGGTCCGTGTTATTGGCCTTAGCTTAAGTGGAATCGTCTATGCCAATATGATCAGCGGTCTGCTATCCCTGTCTGCTGCGGTTATTTATCTCATTCGCACGGGTCACTTCAAGCTTCCTCCTCTTCAATGGAGGATGTCACAGTTAATTCTATTGCGGCATGTAGGTGTACCCGTCTTTGTGTCTTACTGTCTTATCTTTCTAAGCACGTTCTTTTATAACCGGATTATCAGTCCCTATGGTGAGAGTGTTATCGCTGGCTTCGGGGTAGGTTATCGAATCCAGACCATGGCCATTCTGCCAGGCATCGTGATCGGTTCCGCCATTGGGATCATCATTAATCAGAACATGGCTGAGAAGAAAGGAGAGAGAGCATATGAAGGCTTCAAGAAAGGAATGCAGCATTCATACGCTGCCTATGCGCTGATTGCAGCCGGCGTATGGCTCTTCAAGGAGCCCATTGTTACCTTTCTCATCGCAGAGGAAGCAGCCCGGCAGGAAGCGGTACAGTATCTGAGCATCGTGGCGCCCTCCTATATACTGATGGGTCCATTAATGACGGCTCTTCTGACGATGGAACAGACAGGTCAGGGGTATCGTGCGCTCCTGCTGAACGCGGTTTATTTTATCCTTATCGTGGCTGCCGGTTTCGGAATGACGACACTCTTAGATCAGCCAGAAGCCTTCTATTGGTGCATATTCTTCGCTAATCTAGCGGGTGCCAGTGTTATTATCCCTACGTTTCGAATGTATAAGAAGCGCTACATCCAAGAAGCTTCGGACTCAGATCACAGAGCTCAAGAAAAAGTATTCTCACCACAAGCCTAA
- a CDS encoding arginase family protein, translated as MNPYYLMQRLGESWVAADEGFTQFYEVQPDTWNKDRDTPMIPGVRHPLIPYFKFSPLLGQPKPNFYLLGIPYAGGTSIHDSSVGLFEDSLRAESWKRTVYPALVSPYTSGLYDIGTDRRLMQGVIMQDLGSCEKELFIGNELGVSSAAVSEAVKLSVAEQAGLYSIGGDHSITHMLLSAFLEHINKPIILIEFDAHHDCGIDALHHDRIHHANFVRHLLAQDEIAAVVQLGLRGIRSVDQMYTHDKLIQISAERLEPQTIEQILSDLRAIHPEAVAYLSFDMDCLDPGTFPHVDFPLSGGPSWHVVLQAMEMVLRSDLYFIGGDLVEGQGVLASDRLPGQMELALRLMAHMLEGLHQNRMSCDCSLHIGEICHES; from the coding sequence ATGAATCCCTACTATCTGATGCAGCGTCTGGGAGAATCATGGGTTGCGGCAGATGAAGGCTTTACACAATTCTATGAGGTGCAGCCTGACACCTGGAATAAGGATAGAGATACTCCGATGATTCCAGGTGTTCGTCATCCGCTCATTCCCTATTTTAAATTCAGTCCACTGCTGGGTCAGCCGAAGCCAAACTTCTATTTATTAGGTATTCCTTATGCCGGAGGGACAAGCATTCATGATTCATCCGTCGGTTTGTTCGAGGACAGCCTCAGGGCCGAATCGTGGAAAAGAACTGTGTACCCTGCTCTTGTATCACCCTATACTTCCGGTCTATATGACATTGGAACAGACCGGCGTTTGATGCAGGGCGTCATTATGCAGGATTTAGGATCGTGCGAGAAAGAGCTCTTCATTGGTAATGAATTGGGTGTGAGCTCGGCAGCCGTCTCAGAGGCAGTGAAGCTCTCGGTTGCAGAGCAGGCAGGGCTGTACAGTATTGGTGGAGATCATTCGATCACGCATATGCTCTTATCTGCATTTTTGGAGCATATAAACAAGCCGATTATTTTGATAGAGTTTGATGCGCACCATGATTGCGGCATTGACGCGCTGCATCATGATCGAATTCATCATGCCAATTTTGTACGCCATCTGCTGGCACAAGATGAGATTGCAGCGGTCGTACAGCTGGGACTAAGAGGGATCCGATCTGTGGATCAAATGTATACCCATGATAAGCTCATTCAAATTTCTGCAGAACGTTTGGAGCCGCAGACGATCGAGCAAATACTTTCGGATCTGCGGGCTATTCATCCTGAGGCCGTGGCATATCTCTCCTTTGACATGGATTGTCTGGACCCCGGCACCTTCCCTCATGTCGACTTTCCGCTGAGCGGCGGACCTTCCTGGCACGTCGTGCTGCAAGCGATGGAAATGGTGCTTCGTTCCGACCTGTATTTCATTGGCGGCGATTTGGTTGAAGGTCAAGGCGTTCTCGCCTCTGATCGGCTGCCAGGGCAGATGGAGCTGGCCCTGCGGCTGATGGCCCACATGCTCGAGGGTCTGCATCAGAACCGGATGTCTTGCGATTGCAGTCTACATATAGGAGAGATCTGTCATGAATCTTAG
- a CDS encoding insulinase family protein: MSHRFISTSRGNVSLHLMPTTKYYNAYLTVSIINSGEINEQMYSLLGRLLWTAGGTGLSESAKRERLCMLYGASCKYHIEQKGSNQILSYAIKVLQPGDSEAESSPAREALKLLSEIMMRPSGPNRFDSERMREEMDGLKYAVHREAHDPSSLLKSRCLSYIGYASQSANSCEDGEEDSWTIEEHHIYEAYEKAIRLPIHIHIVGNVLPEHYTDDVFSWFTPQSSAVQEQGDPILISSANQIALGSSIPAGKEPSLMIEHGNFNQCKLNITYKTHVSYGSPAYAALFVFHNLFAAGPMSRLNRELRRRSQLVYQVMSELDRFQGLMHVHTGTTVGNMSDILSIIDRELEQVADGKVEAAEITQAIEGVLHFMKVGIDLPEQEIDIHLDQCLTGATMDTADFLAQITAVTSDDIVHIASNLEKAVTWVLFPNENLDRSGKGA; this comes from the coding sequence ATGTCCCATCGTTTCATATCAACGAGTCGAGGCAACGTATCTCTTCATTTAATGCCTACGACCAAGTACTATAACGCTTATTTGACGGTATCCATTATCAATAGCGGAGAAATTAATGAACAGATGTACTCCTTGCTCGGAAGGCTTCTCTGGACAGCAGGAGGCACAGGTCTGAGCGAATCAGCAAAAAGAGAACGGTTATGTATGCTGTACGGAGCAAGCTGTAAGTATCACATCGAGCAGAAGGGGTCCAATCAGATCCTTTCCTATGCTATTAAGGTCCTGCAGCCCGGCGATTCAGAGGCAGAGAGCTCACCCGCTAGGGAGGCGCTCAAGCTCTTATCCGAAATAATGATGAGACCTTCCGGGCCCAATCGCTTTGATTCAGAGCGAATGAGGGAGGAAATGGATGGGCTTAAGTATGCGGTACATCGAGAGGCACATGATCCAAGCTCCTTGTTAAAGAGCCGTTGTCTATCCTATATCGGCTATGCATCACAATCAGCGAATAGCTGTGAAGATGGTGAAGAGGACTCGTGGACCATAGAAGAGCACCATATATATGAGGCTTATGAAAAAGCCATTCGTTTACCTATACACATCCACATTGTTGGTAATGTGTTGCCTGAACATTATACGGATGATGTATTCTCCTGGTTCACACCGCAATCCTCTGCCGTACAAGAGCAAGGGGATCCGATTCTTATCTCATCTGCGAATCAAATAGCTTTGGGGAGCAGCATACCCGCCGGGAAAGAGCCTTCCCTTATGATTGAACACGGTAATTTTAATCAGTGTAAATTAAACATTACTTATAAGACCCATGTATCCTATGGTTCGCCAGCCTATGCAGCGCTTTTTGTATTTCATAATCTGTTTGCCGCCGGCCCCATGTCCCGGCTCAATCGGGAACTGCGAAGACGGAGCCAGCTTGTATATCAAGTGATGAGCGAGCTGGATCGATTCCAAGGACTGATGCATGTTCATACGGGTACGACAGTCGGCAATATGAGTGATATTCTCTCCATTATTGACAGAGAGCTGGAGCAGGTCGCCGATGGGAAGGTGGAAGCGGCCGAGATCACACAGGCGATTGAAGGAGTACTTCATTTCATGAAAGTCGGCATCGATCTGCCCGAACAAGAGATCGATATCCACCTGGATCAATGTCTTACGGGTGCCACAATGGATACAGCAGACTTCTTGGCACAGATCACAGCTGTAACTTCAGATGACATTGTACATATCGCTTCGAACCTTGAAAAAGCTGTAACCTGGGTTCTTTTTCCGAATGAGAATCTGGACAGAAGCGGGAAGGGAGCATAG
- a CDS encoding M16 family metallopeptidase, with protein sequence MKITLDQDVIEHCLPGGMLIRILPRPEHAHTFTSLSVSYGAIHDGPEVSDSQIRSASIHAPYGTAHFLEHMMFCQPGPSVNQRLRRQGASTSALTRYDVTTYQMASTDQYYSNLALFMDLILTPYFPEERIQLEKSIIRQELSGYTDETVWLCMQQLLSMLYGENHPLAMDVAGTPDSIEGIHASVLHEVYGTYYTQNRMALAVAGPVKADAVIDYLESVIPEPAVIAPASGEQVALSRKPSIDMYRETQRFQPIPVVQFGFAADPASMSTREHVMLMVGLEALFGEASLFFQEAVHNGLINKNAAWEHYYRSSFSFSILSGFSIDPKQLYNQVVSCLMELPYKGISGKVLQMSRMKCIGRHYADLDSLKQACMYVSESALMNLDYMKMGEMFLLPSDEEILHALYQHAVPEKLRMSVMT encoded by the coding sequence ATGAAAATAACACTCGATCAGGATGTGATAGAGCACTGTCTGCCGGGAGGCATGCTCATTCGGATTCTCCCAAGGCCGGAGCATGCCCACACGTTCACTTCGCTCAGTGTATCCTACGGAGCTATTCATGATGGACCGGAAGTCTCTGATTCACAGATCAGATCCGCTTCAATACATGCTCCTTATGGGACGGCGCACTTTCTGGAGCACATGATGTTTTGCCAGCCCGGCCCCTCGGTTAATCAGCGTCTACGTAGGCAAGGTGCTTCGACTTCGGCTCTTACCAGGTACGATGTAACAACCTATCAGATGGCTTCTACAGATCAGTATTACAGCAACTTGGCTCTATTTATGGATTTGATCCTCACGCCTTATTTTCCTGAAGAGCGAATTCAATTAGAGAAGTCGATCATCAGGCAGGAATTATCCGGCTATACCGATGAGACCGTATGGTTATGTATGCAGCAGCTTCTCTCCATGCTGTATGGGGAGAATCATCCACTGGCTATGGATGTCGCGGGTACGCCGGATAGCATTGAAGGGATCCATGCATCCGTGCTGCATGAGGTCTATGGGACGTATTATACACAGAACCGGATGGCGCTGGCGGTAGCAGGTCCGGTTAAGGCAGATGCTGTCATTGATTATTTGGAGAGCGTAATCCCCGAACCAGCTGTGATCGCTCCTGCCTCAGGTGAACAGGTGGCTTTATCCAGGAAGCCCTCAATAGATATGTACCGTGAAACACAGAGGTTTCAGCCGATTCCGGTTGTTCAATTTGGCTTTGCAGCCGATCCTGCCTCTATGTCGACGAGAGAGCACGTCATGCTGATGGTTGGACTCGAGGCTCTCTTTGGCGAAGCTTCTCTGTTTTTTCAAGAGGCAGTTCATAACGGCTTGATCAATAAAAATGCAGCATGGGAGCATTATTATCGATCCTCATTTTCATTTTCCATTCTGAGCGGGTTCTCGATTGATCCCAAGCAGCTGTACAACCAGGTCGTCTCTTGTCTCATGGAGCTGCCGTATAAAGGCATCAGCGGGAAGGTACTGCAAATGAGCCGGATGAAGTGTATTGGCAGACATTATGCAGACCTCGATTCGCTCAAGCAGGCCTGCATGTATGTATCAGAATCGGCACTGATGAATCTGGATTATATGAAAATGGGAGAAATGTTCCTCCTGCCTTCAGATGAGGAAATACTGCACGCTTTGTATCAACATGCAGTCCCTGAGAAGCTGCGAATGTCAGTGATGACCTAG
- a CDS encoding 4'-phosphopantetheinyl transferase family protein, whose product MSCTLEVWIQYTSAQGQCTLAPELRNALNDSEVKRMLRYRTLKDRTQFAASRAFLKYVLSQHLDCSPQSVQLEYHANGKPFVRQGIEFNLAHTDQLTCVAIAGSCPVGVDVERMRDMLRAERIASRFLTPSERKYCLASSNEQDRTRILLQMLTRKEALAKATGLGIGGRWLKLNTLAEDYTWIRHSQLESGESYTTRPLYLSNDYIGSVCYLGRGSMSLKYRTIR is encoded by the coding sequence ATGAGCTGCACGTTAGAGGTGTGGATTCAGTACACTTCTGCCCAGGGGCAGTGTACACTGGCGCCTGAGCTGCGGAATGCCTTGAACGATAGTGAGGTAAAGAGAATGCTGCGATACCGAACCTTGAAGGACAGGACCCAGTTTGCCGCTTCAAGAGCTTTTTTAAAATACGTGCTCAGTCAGCACCTCGATTGTTCTCCCCAGTCAGTACAGCTGGAGTACCATGCGAATGGGAAGCCCTTCGTCCGCCAAGGGATTGAATTCAATCTGGCCCACACGGATCAATTGACATGCGTTGCCATTGCAGGCAGCTGTCCTGTCGGTGTTGATGTGGAGCGCATGCGGGACATGCTGAGAGCAGAGCGAATCGCTTCCCGGTTTCTGACCCCATCCGAACGAAAATACTGTCTTGCCTCGAGTAATGAACAGGACCGAACAAGAATATTACTACAGATGCTGACGCGCAAGGAGGCGCTCGCCAAAGCGACGGGGCTCGGGATCGGAGGCCGGTGGCTTAAGCTTAATACGCTTGCGGAGGATTATACCTGGATTCGGCATTCACAATTGGAATCAGGGGAGTCCTATACGACTCGTCCGCTCTATCTCTCGAATGATTACATTGGTTCGGTCTGTTATCTCGGCAGAGGCTCGATGAGCCTTAAATATCGAACAATACGTTAG